In Portunus trituberculatus isolate SZX2019 chromosome 33, ASM1759143v1, whole genome shotgun sequence, the following proteins share a genomic window:
- the LOC123512377 gene encoding uncharacterized protein LOC123512377 produces the protein MMERIGDKEVQQVLQRDQGSHTQLISWSHEPLASKLDGSTSNFFNLRVKFEAAGKEEEVCYAAKLSNTREIQPDDFYTLIFVKESRFYQEVIPTLSFILEEVKEKPPSFPKCYYISFQEGKEVLILENLKAKGYLMKDKAIGLDLAHTCLVMKMLGKLHAASFLLQVKLSEDITEKFDFYKKEWTHAFNLGCDWGGFMDKFLETGLIMFEEMEDCEKVMAWLRRVKPEVWTRYDQMLQRKAPFDVISHGDPWINNMFFRYNEAGKPEEVVLFDMQGTRVCSLALDLNHFLNLNVEGEVRRANFDTIMATYYNSFTSVMNAGKLAVPFTLEELMQEYNDKGFYGVLYAIMYIPCMVSHDEDSAVFSDEKIRRAAVKNMVKENPLLRPKILSVVDEWIDRGVIT, from the exons ATGATGGAGAGGATTGGAGACAAAGAGGTGCAGCAAGTGTTGCAGAGAGACCAAGGCAGCCACACTCAACTCATCTCCTGGAGCCATGAACCATTAGCCTCTAAACTAGATGGTTCTACTTCCAATTTTTTCAACCTGAGGGTGAAGTTTGAGGCagcagggaaagaagaagaagtgtgcTATGCAGCCAAACTGAGTAACACACGTGAAATACAGCCAGATGATTTTTACACTTTAATATTCGTGAAGGAATCTAGATTTTATCAAGAAGTGATTCCCACACTGTCTTTCAtactggaggaggtgaaggaaaagccaCCGAGTTTCCCAAAGTGTTACTACATCTCCTtccaagaaggaaaggaggtgttGATCCTTGAAAACTTAAAGGCTAAAGGCTATCTGATGAAAGACAAAGCCATAGGGTTGGACCTGGCACACACTTGCCTAGTAATGAAAATGCTGGGTAAGCTTCATGCAGCTTCATTCCTTCTGCAAGTTAAGCTTTCTGAAGATATCACGGAAAAATTTGACTTTTATAAAAAGGAATGGACACATGCGTTCAACTTGGGATGTGACTGGGGTGGGTTCATGGACAAGTTCCTGGAAACTGGACTGATTATGTTTGAAGAAATGGAAGACTGTGAGAAGGTGATGGCATGGTTGAGAAGAGTAAAGCCTGAGGTGTGGACAAGATATGATCAGATGCTTCAAAGGAAAGCTCCTTTTGATGTCATCAGTCATGGTGATCCTTGGATCAATAATATGTTTTTCAG GTATAATGAAGCAGGTAAGCCAGAAGAGGTAGTACTCTTTGACATGCAAGGCACCCGTGTCTGCTCCTTGGCTCTTGACCTGAATCACTTCCTCAACCTCAATGTTGAAGGAGAGGTACGGCGTGCAAACTTTGACACCATCATGGCCACCTACTACAACTCCTTCACCAGCGTCATGAATGCCGGGAAGCTTGCTGTGCCCTTCACACTGGAGGAACTCATGCAGGAATACAATGACAAAGGATTCTATGGAGTGTTATATGCTATCATGTATATTCCTTGCATGGTATCCCATGATGAGGACTCCGCTGTGTTTAGTGATGAGAAGATACGGCGAGCAGCAGTGAAGAACATGGTAAAAGAGAACCCTCTACTGCGTCCCAAAATTCTCTCTGTGGTGGACGAATGGATAGATCGTGGTGTCATCACTTAA